A single window of Jaculus jaculus isolate mJacJac1 chromosome 14, mJacJac1.mat.Y.cur, whole genome shotgun sequence DNA harbors:
- the LOC123454795 gene encoding probable ATP-dependent RNA helicase DHX34: MDGACQYAQYNPWYFMKSGDQEEEDSSSSSEDEAEPTPMKVQKSEEEEEDPDLEHEEDRTSPITLVPYTLRRLTGLEAQNLYVGPQTIMTNPSLPSIFGNATLSPHPTKGGYAVTDFLTYNCLASDTDLYSDCLRTFWTCPHCGLHMPLTPLERIAHENTCPEAPKDGTPSKDGAEDAAPGPLQQTSALQKPWHCEVCGQDFLFTPLGRCAPQAV; encoded by the exons ATGGATGGAGCTTGCCAGTATGCACAATACAATCCCTGGTACTtcatgaaatcag GAGATCAGGAGGAGGAGGATTCATCCTCATCCTCTGAGGATGAGGCGGAGCCAACTCCCATGAAG GTGCAGAAgtccgaggaggaggaggaggatcctG acCTCGAGCACGAGGAAGACCGAACCAGTCCCATCACACTC GTTCCGTACACCCTCCGACGGCTCACGGGGCTGGAAGCCCAGAACCTGTATGTGGGACCCCAGACCATCATGACGAACCCTAGTCTCCCCAGCATCTTTGGAAATGCTACCCTCTCCCCTCACCCTACCAAGGGAGGCTATGCCGTCACTGACTTCCTCACCTACAACTGCCTCGCG AGTGACACCGACCTGTACAGTGACTGTTTGCGCACCTTCTGGACCTGTCCCCACTGCGGCCTGCACATGCCACTCACTCCCCTGGAGCGCATTGCCCACGAGAACACCTGCCCTGAGGCCCCCAAGGATGGCACCCCAAGCAAGGACG GGGCTGAGGATGCTGCCCCTGGTCCGCTGCAGCAGACATCAGCCCTGCAGAAAccctggcactgtgaggtctgcGGGCAGGACTTCCTGTTCACCCCACTGGGACGCTGCGCCCCGCAGGCGGTGTGA